GATTGAGTAGAGATGATTACTTGTTTACATTGTAGTTTGGTAAATAACTAAGGACAATCCCGATGTTCTCTGATGATCTGTTATCAGTGACCCCTCATTTGAACCGGGGCATTCACTAATAGGCTCATTGGATGGTGCACGACCTTAGCACATTGCCATGTATGCAGTACTCTAATGGACAAAAAGGCAATGGTGGGAACACATAGGATGAGGGATAGCCCTTCTTTTAGGGTTTAAAAAACAGGCAGTTATGGGTCAAGTTTTCCTTCCCTATATAATGTATTAATTCTTCCCAGGTTTTGTCCTAGAAGGAGAATTTGTTAGTATGTTCCACCCAAAAGAATAACCCCAATGGTTACTCAAAGAGGAGTGGAGACCTATTAGCCCAGCCTGTGGTTACATACAGTGTGTCTGTgggaggaagaaagagaaaaaagagctGCCCTTTTGGAtggctgcctgcagctcacccacataccacaacgaaAATACCCCATACGAGCAGACatcactttatcttcccctgctggatcactgtcatttacttccactaagacagacagagatgtcataaccattgtgcaaATGAAAGTCCGGGAATTAACATTTCAAGCTTCCATCACATTGTTCACTCCActtggacatctggaaacaccagcagtacgtccaaactGATATTGGTCTTACTATCAAATCACCTACAAGTAGCAATGTGGTATCAAAAGGCTCTTAgtgcggtaaaaagccccagcaataatactaagtctccttTTAAGCCTGAGAAAGCCCGGTACAGGCAAAACTTGTTgtgtgggacaccttaccgccatctcTAATCCtgtatgatactaaactatattgctattatttgtgaaattagtggttatatgttagactaggattcatttatagagacacagctctcaaTCTTTTGACATTGACGTTGTTGGAACTATAACATTTTGTGTTCTTAAATTTAACTCAGgctgcccttcaaaagcctggctttccctccctccctcaTTTTGTTCCCCCCACAGACACACTAGAAGGAGAATTGCTAAGAAATGTACCACTTCCTTAATTTTCTCACATCGCACAGCAAATGTTTAATTGATATTTCACCCTATGCGTCCCATCCTGCCTTGGTTCCACTCATCCCTAGTAAATTagtaaactagtaaaaaaaagtctgccatAGACAAATGATTGGCTACCagactttaaatataaatctgtgCCCCAGAAAAGATGATGGCTTCTTTTAATTGCATGCCCATTATGGAACCAACACAGTAGATGGTGGTGATTACATTTCAACTTTCCCTATGGCTCCAGCTATTCCTTAATCATAAAGAgggtttttttaacctttttaacatagggcaacccctcaaataactttcaggttttcagggaacagaaccccttctataattactaaattcacAACTCAAAGCACATTATTATGGTGGTCAGAGGGAATAATGCCTCCTTCATTGCTTggcattgggaaggctgccatccatacaaatagcaaaaagaaacatcattggagtcacttaaactgacctgagggtcacaaactgatcattgctcaaggaacccctagcaacttttggaagaaccctggttgagaaacactgatctaggtaGTCATTTAATGTCACCACTAGCTTATGGCCACAGAAAACTTTACCCCCACCCCTTTAATTGCTTCTGCATACATACTCAAATCTCTGTGCCACGTCCTCGAAGTTCTTGGCTTTTAGGACTGTATAGGTGACCAACAGTGCCTTCGCCTCCGTGTAGCGACTGATGAGAAGATTTGCAATGTCTATATGGTCCTTTCCCTCCAAAAGTCCACGGGGGATTGGCTTCACGTCTATTGCTTGTAGTTCATTGTCATTAAGATAGTCCTTAAACTGTTTAAACTGATTATCCAGCAGCTCATTTAAAGCATCGAGAATAAGAGTTCTGGGACTTTTCTTAGCGTGGCCTTCCATTGTGTTCAGCACCAAACCCTATAGagatttttctttcactttcagcTTTTGGCTTTGAGTATTTCCTCATCCTGTAAAACTCgctgctttttttcctttatcatttCCTGTCTAGATAGAGTAGACTGTTTATTATTCACATAGTTTGCTTTAACTCCTTGCAAGAATATGTAAACATTCACTTGTAGACTCATAGCATAGAATAACATTTGCACAAATGGGAGGGGAAAAATAGGGAAATAGTCCAAACGTCCAATGTTTTAGGATCACTTCCCCCACAACTCTTTGTTCACATTGTTCACTAGATAGCTGTCAAACCAGTTACACATTAACTAGTGATGCACAGAGAGAGACACCGACTATGAAGGAGAATTGCAAATCAGATCTATGGGGAAGACATCCAGCATAGAAGGGAGTAGCTATGTACGGAGTATTCACAgacatattatataattataaattctTTGTGAatcttaaagctgaaatccaggcagataaaaaaggcatacattttgtgttttgttaatgtaAGCAGCAACATAGGGATAGAAGTCATTGGTGTCCAAACTGTGGCCATGCCCCTATTCCAGAGGATAAAATGCTAAGACATGCCTTGTGACCATGAATCTGTGGCCAGGATCTGCTAGCAGTTGCAATGGGCGAGCTCCCTGCTTGTAACTGCAGCACCCATTCTACCCACCAATGGCACTAGAGGGCAGAGGCACACCTGGCACTTCCATATCACCAGTCACATgccagctcacacagacacttATTCAGCAGAAAGTCCACATACTCAGGCACTGAGCAAACACAGAGGACTCCTAAGACACCGAGAGCATTTTGAACATAGACATAATTCCATCCTACAGTGCTTCCAGGTTCTTATCTCAAGCTCtgagctaaagctgcgtacacacggcaaatttttctcgcccgataacaTACAGATTTGGTGTTTAGTGTTCTTATCTCGAGCTCTGAGCTAACTCACATACAGATTTGGTTTTCAGTGTTCTTATCTTGAGCTCTGAGCTAACTTAAGCTGCagacacacgtgcaatttttgtcgttggaaaggatctttcacgatcctttccaacgacaaaggactagacgatctgctctatggagaggggagggggagagcgacggagcgacggatcattaggatcggtcatcgttcatcgtcagtggatccgccaggacggtcgttcggacgatggacgtcgcagactgtacacacgccagatttttgctcgatatctggccgatgccgattatcgggcaataaaaatctgacgtgtgtacgcaggtTTACATACAGATTTAGTGTTTAGTGTTCTTATCTCGAGCTCTGAGCTAACTTACATACAGATTTGGTGTTTAGTGTTCTGTAGCTGATGGACACAGAGGTGGCATCAAGGGTCTAACACACCCCTGATTTCTCCATAAAGAGtaccaaaacatgtaaaaagatatCTTGTCTGTACACCGTGCACTTTATCATATCTATCTCTTATTaagtatttttcaaaataattgggTGGGCTTTGTCATACAGTCCACAatcctgcacatactgcttaCTGTCATACCTTGCACCACTTATACTCGTTACCACTGCTCTCCACTCCTATGCATACTGCTTATATACCCACCTACATGCTTCTTGTGAACATACTGCCTGCTATCAGCGAATGTCATAATGTCCAGACGCCTCCCCTGAATATACTGCTGACTGTCATAACTTTCTCTTTTGTACATATTGCCTGATGCTATATTCTCCATATTCCTTTCCTGTACATAAAATTTGCTGTTCTACACTCTCTTGTTCCTATTTCCtactgtcataccctccacactcctctccagTACATATTGCCGACTGCTATATCCTCCACACTCCTCTCTTGTACATAATGTCCACTGTCATACCCGCCACACTCCTCTCTTGTACATACTGCCCACtttcataccctccacactcatTTCCTGCACATGCTGGTTATAACAGATATTGTTGAGATTGTTGagagagtgttggatccagaggcagagatggtgctggcagaaGGGGGCTACAAGGAAGGTGAGCGAGAAGGAGGCACGGATGACCTTGACTTCCAGGAATCTGTGACATACTCATCCATGAAAATTACTGCTTCCAATAGCATGAGAATATCTGAACACATTTTCAATGGTCACAATCCCTCCATCAGGGTCTGCTGTATGCAGGGTAAAGCCATGGATCCATCTTGTCCGGTGTTATAGCTTTGGATTGGTGGTAATGGTGTAAGGTTTTCTTAGCACCCACCAGTCCACAAATTCAGCTAATTAGCCAAAAAACTGACCCCTGATCTGAGTATTGTGGCAGTTCCCCTTTAGTCTCCTTTCCCCTTATGAGTACTAGTAAAAAAATGGCCGCTGATTTTTTTCAGCATCTATAACACTGACAAGCTGCTTTGAAAACCCCCACATCCTGTTTATTACGCttcctgtaaaaatgtaaaaccacaattaaaatgcattatatCGCATTCAAATATTAAATAACTTATTGAATTCTTTACCTGCGGGCGGACACACATATTGCACTCCAGGTGGTAGAAGCAATTGTTCCACAAAGCACCTGCTGAATGCGTTGTAATATCCATGATATAATGCATcaaaaagctgctttttatttgACATCCCAATTTTGTTTGTAATGGTTATGGTTCACATATTTAccaaactgtacaaaaaaattctggtttcttCTGCTTTCTCTTGGTGTGAGTTGAGGGGCCAGAAGAAAACAATGATAGTATATGAGAACGCAGACTACACACCAATTTATGCGCTGGGTATGTTTCCTAAGACCCTCAAAAGGCCATTTGGACAAGCTCCATTTGGAATATGCTCATTTTTTCATAGCacatatttcaataaaacacaaaataaaaatctaattgaAATGCACATAAATATGGTATGAACCCAGCCTAATAAATAACTGATACTGGTAAGACATAACTCCAAAATGACATGAAGCAGACATTTTTCCGGACTGGtctctttcattcattgaatttcagttctCTCAATAGTGGAcactcagcatcacatgtgggggATAGCTAGGGCAGTATACATGCAAAGACAGCCTGTCCAGGAATGCCCACACCAACAATCAAGGCAAATTATTAATGCCTCCCAAGAACCAGCTGACTACCGAAACCAGGCTTTTCAGAGGAATACCAGGGCAGGGTACTTTTCTGTTTTCAAGGATCCATGTATGGCAACCTACCAGACCATCCCAACCCACCATATATGCCTCCATCGTAAGATGACATGACTGGTCCAAAATAGGCTAGAAAGGGACCAGGTAaggcaaaacataaaattaaaatttagcttaggatacattatataaatgtttatctgACACCAGGCCCATCTGACCCCACTTTGCCCTCTGTATGTGTAGATATTTGGAGGCACCATTGTGAAGTCTTTGGTATAAGCCAACCTGGGATCAAACCAAAGAGGTGCTGTCTATGAAGCAGGAAACCTACCCAACCAACCATCCAAGCTGGTCCCAATCAACATGATTCAGGTTTTTATATCTAATACTTCTAATCtataactatttttaattttttggcaaTTAGTAACTAACTTTCGAGCTTCAATGAAATGTAATTAACAACTAAAACAATGAAGCGAAGGCAGTATATTAGGGAAAATCTATACCAGTCCACAACTCTACATGATGTAATATAACTTTGATATAACCATATAAGAAATCCATGGTAAAAAGTACAACAATGAAAATGAACTACACTTTTTGTAAtgcaaaatccagaaaaattaggtaaaatttaTTGATTCAAGCATTTGGGCAGCATGCcggctcattggttagcactctggcctttgcagcgctaggtccaaggtgcgaatcttggccaggacactatctgcatgcagtttgtaggttatccccgtgtttgtgtgggtttcttccgggtttcctcccacattccaaaatcatgcagttaggttaattggcttcccccaaaattgaccctagactgtggtaatgacatatgactatggtagggacattagattgtgagctcctctaaatcacagctagtgacatgactatgggcctATGGTAGAGAGGACTGAATAGAtccataaacaataaataaaatagggtGACATCTGCCAGATGtcctaaaatgcaaaaaacatgaatatgaaaTGTAACCTTTTTAGATACATAGCTCCCAGGAAAGAAATGCGGGCTTGCTGCAGGGCAGGAAATTATGTATTTGTGATGTTCTATAAAACAAAGTGATGTCTTAAGGCAGAAAACAGAATTATCGCCATTCCCCAGAGAGATTGAACTCTATACAGAAATAATATAACCTAGCTGGGTGCCATGGCTGCTGTAACAGGGTAAGGTTCTGTAGTGATATAATCCATTTTTTGGAATGATcgatttattgaaaatatttatttattgtagtgaCTTTTTTATTGGAATTAACTATTTATTGGTGGATCCATTTATTGGTATGGTCCATGTACTGGCAGAATCcatttatttgtatgatatatatacGGGAATGATTTGTTCATTGGTTTGACCCATTTGTTAGTATGATCCatttattgaaattgtttatttcttGGCATAATCCAATAATTTGTACACTAAAAGTAAGTTGGCATTAACATTTTGATGTTCTCAAAGCCTGCCCAATGTTTGTAATTTACTTTAaggcttaataaaataaaatacaatgaacactatatatctgtgtttttttagttatgaAGCTGTATGCACCACTTTCATGGGAGTCTATGAGGTAAAATGTTTTGTGACCccagaaaaaaagtgtaatacaTTGCACTTACTAGAGATGTAAGTGGTGATTGTATGTGTAAGACAACTGCACAATTTGCAGTTAGATTGGAATAATCTCTATGTGGTCAATGGAGCAGACAACTATAAATTGAGCCTTGCAAATAGAAGATATTTCCATCTTGTTTTAATTCAACCAATGTGAAATCTGTAGGATATGCGTCACCTGCCTCCCTGAATTAATGGCCTTTCCGTCTTCACTGCACTGCTTACATCTCCATTGCTTTTCTGATGCACTGGGGAATGCTCCTCTGCTTTCTTGCACTGCTTACCTCCCCACTACATCCCTCTAATGTTCCCTTCCCTACACTTCCCTACACTGCCCTCTCACCCTTCTGCTGCAGTtaatttctgccttttttttatgcattgctCATTGACCCGCTCCCCACTACTTCAATGTTCACCTTCTCTTTTCTGCAACACTGCTTTCCCCTacttaaaggtgcgtacacacttccaatttttatcgttccaatcaaacgacgaacgatcgattgggcaaaaaatcgttcgtaaaaaagtaaccaacgacgccgacgaacgaggaaagtcgctggaaacaattTGCTGTAGAAgtcctatatattttttattttcttctcctcTATCCTTTTTATTGCTAACCAACATTCATCTACAAAAATAATGAAGCTGAAAACTGTTGGATCGAActcttaaaatatattattgttgcCACTCTGCCCACAGAACATCTGCCTCCTACAAATTAGCCAAACGCACCTCTGCCTGTGTTTGTCTCGGGATCAAAATCAGTTTCAGGCATTCGAAGTTCATAGTtgcatagtaggttaggttgaaaaaagacaaaagtctatccactagggaaataaacatatccgagataaataaaaaccctataagacatggatggtccagaggaaggcagaaaataaaccctgatacaatttgcttcaacagggaaaaaaaatgtaggccagttctctatccatttacagattgacttttctaaacctattgaccctaacttccatattaccgtctgtggggtacggttaTCAACttctactccactgtctacctgtttacataCTTCCtcataaatttgtttgacaacttcggtctttcttgaagccatgctgactagcacttataatattattttctatcagaaactcctctgtgtggttctttatcaaactttctaggatGTTTctaactatggacattaaactaaccggtctgtagatacctggtaatgactttgctccctttttgaagataggaaccacattggccttacgcttATCTATTGGTatcatgccagtgactaaagagtctctaaaaatttgaaaaaatggcattgaaataaccaagctcagctctttgaggacacgtggatgtaatctatcaggtcctggtgatttgtcaaccctaattttgcccaactgtttctcaatcatatcaattttgagccattgtgactcatttaaggcagtgatattgctattatgaatttggacttgaactCTGCCATTTTACCTTTGTGAACACGTAGctataaaaagtgtttagtaaatctgccttttctttatccccagttaccaacccagagacatcctttaagaggcctacatcctcaaatgtaatttttttgctattaataaattttaaaattttggggtttaccttactttttctatgcaatctgtctttcattttgaagttttgcacgttttatctccttttttttacatattttgttatattctttatagttttcaaacgatgaaggtgatcattactttatatttttggaatgcccttttcttgttccttatggcttttttaaagtCAGCTGTGAGCCtcttttagcctcttaaacctattacccattgaaatatatttttcaatgtgcttttgtagaacagacttgaaacattctcatttctgttctgtgttcttgaaggacaatattgtctcccagtccaagtctagagagccgcccttaataatagaaaatttgctctcttaaaattaaatgtttttatccttcctgtttttgcttcctgtttacagcttacattaaatgaaattataatatgaccactgctacccagattcacttttatttgcacatttgttataaactctgcattgttagaaagaactaggtccagcagagtatcatttctagttcgggcttctataaactgtaccataaaattatcttgtattaaattcataaatttcctcccttgctgttcctgtagtgccattactccagtcaatgtcagggtagttgaaatctcccatgattaaacacttccactttttgctgattttctttctgtgctagtagttgattttctatttcttccttgcCACTGGGGTATGCatccccacatttaactccacccatcaTTTCTCAACCTCATCTCTTGTTCCATTCGCaacttcttctttcacattcacttttagatcacttttcacatacagactgacaccaccacccttccgtttgactctgtctttacgatagagagtatacccagaaatattgacagcccagtcatgtgaagaacaaagccaggattcagcaatgccaactaagtcataatcctcctcactcaatAATGCTTTCAACTctcttgtttgccagacttctagcattggtgaacaggctctttaaaccattgctgcttttaccaccATTGTTTGCCAAACcgtttttattttcagtacaactggtactgcacaatccaatgtttgtaacatgagaagctccttacaattatccataaccctcccacCAACCATCCCCAATCCACcatccactagtgtctgacccctgactaacctttctgccactatatttaactgtcccaccccctctgtcctagtttaaatatcacTCCACCAttccccaatgaaaagtcagcctagTGCTCtttgaacccaaacccttcctctTTGCACCAGGatttaagccatgcatttagctgtctaagctccctctgcctttcctgtgttgagCATGGCACAGGCAAAGTTTCTCATTTACTTCTCTCTGCAACCTAGAACCTTTATGTTCACAGGGACATACCACAATATTTCCTTGCTTCAAGGAGAACCCTACACTTAGGCATTCCGGCTCTGGTGGCCCAGATCTGTCTGATCTAGGTTAAAGGCTGGCAGAACTTTTTGATGACCCCTGCCAATCATCCACTGCTGAATTGGTACTATTCAACTCagtagaaaaagtagaaaaatacatcaTGGAATACATTTCATCGTTGGAGTTTGGACACTCAGTGGAATGATGACGCTTTGAAATGCCAATTTCTCATTGGTCTTTGTACCAGATTCGTTACATTACCTCATCCTGCTTGCTACTCAAATTGACTGGTGGCTCCTTGAGCATTAGATGCAAAAGATGACACCTTGTTTCTTGTCAACTCCCTCACAACCTGCTACCTCTGTTCCTACAGTCTCCTCAGCCTGTTGCATCTCAGGAATCCCTTGAACCAGTGCAATATTTCTAGCAAATCCTTCCATGTCAAGGGATGAATGCCAAATATTTTACAAGCCAAAATTTGCCTGAACTGTGGTGGTTCAGCCACTTTCTACATAATGGCCCTCTTCATTTCCTCAGTAAGGATGGGGAGAAGgtcttgacaattttttttttagtcctcgCTGCTTCCTACACTCACGTTTCCCTCCTCTCCATTTACAAGAGCCTGAAAGTATCATTGAAGTCCAGGCCATTTATTCTGGGGTTTATACATGTTTTCTTGATGACCCTCTTGCTAAAAAGCTCCATCTTCCACTACACAACACTATACTACCTTGCTGTCTTGCTGACAGATTTGGTTTCCATGTATCCTTCAGACCAGGATCTATGAATATCAAACACCCTGTCTTGTTTGTATGCTGAAGACTTGTCACTAACTGCTCTTGACCAGGGATGAGCGAATTGAGGGAACAAGATTTTTATGTTCGATCTCGCAGTGAAacgggccattctcgcttaccgaacatgtaagcgagaacggccttgtgattcgcagGTGTACTGAACTCAAATAACCTCTCAGCTGATTGGAGCacgtgcctcaaatcagctgttACCGCAGGCGTACCACTGAACTCATATGCCCTCTCAATgtagaatctccattgagaggtcatatgagttcagctgtgaccgaCCAcgttcccacagtccctgggctgtaattatcattacagcccagggaccgtgggaacctatATCATGGATTCGCAAAATTGGTTTGCAAAAGTTCGCggacccatctgaagttcgaggaatatttcgcgagactgtcagaggcattctcactcatccctactcctggcaccatttttttttttatgaagaatttCCTGGTTCAAACAGACCTTTTAGTACAAATTAGGCAGGCTGCCAGAGCTCCCATGCAAGCCAATGGCATGCTTAATCTACAATGGAATGGTGATCTTTTGACTTATCAAGAGAAAAAGTATGTCTAGAACAATCTCCGGTTGTCCATCCTCGAATCCTGCAATGATTTTCTGTTGGCTGGGCATTTTGAGGTGTTTGAAGCATTAGATTTGCTCAAACAATCTTTATGGTGGCCTGtcttactaaaatattttatgttctttgtcTCATCCTGTCTTACCTGTGCACACTACAAGAGCACCAAGACCAAACTTTGGTTCTTGCTCCAGCCTCCTCCCATATCAATTTGCCTTGTATTCCACTTATGGACTTTATTGCGGAGCTACCGCTGTCTAAAGAGTATAAATTCATTCTAAAGGTGGTTGACAGAATGACAAAGATGGCCGACTTTATTTGAAAAACACACCTTTCGTAGTCTCCACTGCTATGCCTTTATGAGAAAGATCATTTGACTCCATGGGGTTGCTgatgtgtcacagatccccacaggtccAGGTTATCTGTGCCTCCTCtctgctcaccctccttgcagtccccagCTGCCAGCAACATCTCTGCCTCATGTTTTGAACCCtttgcatacttcctgttccatgtcaggtgattctctgtcagctgctcccttacctcagacaaccagagtattctgcagatgcactccctctgcttgcaaacatctgaataacacctgagattatcccAGCAACAGCGCTCCCGCTGCTCGTGGGATtaatgtctgcggctcacttgatctaCGCCCATGACCCGTCATTCCCTTCTTAAGggagtgacctggcaacaggaagttgatCTTTTTGGCAACAGGAAGaatctttgtgtactgaccccggcttgatTCCTGACCACTCTTGATCGCTTCCTGTCCTGACcccttgcctgtttcctgaccaatcTTGttccctgcctgccctgaccttttggctcatctgactactctCCTAAATTTCCCTTTTGTGCTTTGTTTgggttccagcttgttagcagtcacctgccttggcgggcaaaGGGGcgacaacctggcagtagcttgctgcacaacatcctcacctctggagaagaccaagctactgcttagaccctgcgccccttgcacgtctccacccacagggttggtgaca
The Pyxicephalus adspersus chromosome 7, UCB_Pads_2.0, whole genome shotgun sequence genome window above contains:
- the LOC140334890 gene encoding NACHT, LRR and PYD domains-containing protein 10-like, coding for MEGHAKKSPRTLILDALNELLDNQFKQFKDYLNDNELQAIDVKPIPRGLLEGKDHIDIANLLISRYTEAKALLVTYTVLKAKNFEDVAQRFDENVKENNQDTHMSLC